Proteins encoded within one genomic window of Halodesulfurarchaeum formicicum:
- a CDS encoding DUF7839 domain-containing protein, protein MVEVLDDKREATRFRILVEIADRQPAVSQGEIADEVGVTSQAVSEYIRELVADGLVLKDGRSRYQVTNEGVDWLLSHTNDIRRFTDRVAEDVLGGVQEDAAIAVEDIEAGETVTLEMRSGILHAIPGSDGPATGTATTDATAGMEVGVSGFEGVIDFTPGEVAVHQVPPVRAGGSRNVDLDALAAACAATPLVLAAGVEATVALEQAGITPTVQFAVGEVAARAAERGVDVTVVATADEVGRVTDPLREAGTSYTVKE, encoded by the coding sequence ATGGTTGAGGTACTCGATGACAAACGCGAGGCGACGCGATTTCGGATCCTCGTGGAGATCGCCGATCGCCAGCCAGCCGTGAGTCAGGGCGAGATCGCCGACGAGGTCGGCGTGACCAGTCAGGCGGTCTCGGAGTACATTCGCGAACTCGTCGCGGACGGCCTGGTCCTCAAGGACGGCCGATCGCGCTATCAGGTGACAAACGAGGGTGTGGACTGGCTTTTGAGTCACACGAACGACATCCGGCGGTTCACCGATCGAGTCGCCGAGGACGTGCTCGGGGGCGTCCAGGAGGACGCGGCCATCGCCGTCGAAGACATCGAGGCTGGAGAAACCGTGACCCTCGAAATGCGGTCGGGTATACTCCATGCCATTCCGGGATCGGACGGGCCGGCAACCGGTACGGCGACGACCGACGCCACTGCGGGCATGGAGGTCGGTGTCTCCGGGTTCGAGGGCGTCATCGACTTTACGCCGGGCGAGGTCGCCGTCCACCAGGTTCCGCCCGTTCGCGCTGGCGGCAGCCGGAACGTCGACCTCGACGCGTTGGCCGCGGCATGTGCGGCGACCCCCCTTGTCCTTGCTGCGGGAGTGGAGGCGACGGTGGCTCTCGAACAGGCGGGCATTACTCCAACCGTCCAGTTTGCCGTGGGCGAAGTGGCGGCCCGGGCGGCCGAACGTGGCGTGGACGTGACTGTCGTGGCCACGGCTGACGAAGTCGGACGGGTAACAGATCCGCTCCGCGAGGCCGGGACGTCCTACACGGTCAAAGAGTGA
- a CDS encoding proteasome assembly chaperone family protein — MDEIEVEYCTEADLDDPVFVEGLPGVGHVGKLVAEHLIEEADSTRIARVYSEHFPPQVGIDEDGVASLAHAEIYAIETEGRDLVVLTGDHQAGDSMGHYHLAAAFLDEAERQGADTVYALGGVPTGELIEEYSVLGAVSEESIREELEAVGVEFRSEEPTGGIVGTSGLLLGLGGRRGFDAACLMGETSGYLVDPKSARAVLEILQDRLNFEVPFEALDDRAEEMEEVINRLQDMEEAQSPGSGEDLRYIG; from the coding sequence ATGGACGAGATCGAGGTCGAGTATTGCACCGAAGCCGACCTCGACGACCCGGTTTTCGTCGAGGGGCTCCCCGGTGTGGGTCACGTGGGCAAACTGGTCGCCGAGCACCTGATCGAGGAGGCAGACAGTACCCGCATCGCACGGGTGTACTCCGAACACTTCCCGCCGCAGGTCGGCATCGACGAGGACGGTGTGGCGAGTCTGGCCCACGCCGAGATATATGCTATCGAAACCGAGGGGCGGGACCTGGTCGTGCTCACCGGTGACCACCAGGCAGGGGACAGCATGGGACACTATCACCTCGCCGCAGCGTTTCTCGACGAGGCCGAACGCCAGGGCGCGGATACCGTCTACGCCCTGGGCGGCGTTCCGACCGGTGAGTTGATCGAGGAGTACAGCGTCCTCGGTGCCGTCTCCGAGGAATCGATCCGAGAAGAACTCGAAGCGGTTGGCGTGGAGTTCCGATCCGAGGAACCGACCGGCGGCATCGTCGGAACGAGCGGCCTGCTCCTCGGCCTGGGAGGTCGTCGAGGGTTCGACGCTGCCTGCCTGATGGGTGAAACCAGTGGGTACCTGGTCGATCCCAAAAGCGCGCGGGCAGTGCTCGAAATCCTGCAGGATCGACTGAACTTCGAAGTTCCGTTCGAGGCACTCGACGATCGTGCCGAAGAGATGGAGGAGGTCATCAACCGCCTTCAGGACATGGAAGAGGCCCAGAGTCCCGGAAGCGGCGAGGACCTGCGGTACATCGGCTAA
- a CDS encoding RNA-protein complex protein Nop10, with amino-acid sequence MKSDIRVCSAWESEHDRPVYTLKSACPICGAKAVNSAPAGFDPADPYGEYRRALKERRQG; translated from the coding sequence GTGAAATCCGACATTCGGGTCTGTTCTGCGTGGGAGTCCGAACACGACCGCCCCGTGTACACGCTCAAGTCGGCGTGTCCGATCTGTGGCGCCAAGGCAGTCAACAGCGCTCCGGCCGGCTTCGATCCGGCTGATCCATACGGCGAGTACCGACGCGCTCTTAAGGAGCGTCGCCAAGGGTAG
- a CDS encoding translation initiation factor IF-2 subunit alpha, protein MKYEGWPDPGELVVGKVDEIEDFGVFVDLEEYEGKRGLAHISEVASGWIKNISDHVKEGQTVVAKVLDVDTSSQQIDLSIKDVNDHQRSETIQRWKNEQKADKWLTLAFGEDMADDRFREVVDELLDEFGSLYDGFEQAAIHGQPALEDVDLPESDITAIVETARENVSVPYVTVTGYVDIESPNPSGVDDVQDALKAAEGNGEIPEEVDMEVTYVGAPEYRIRIQAPTYKTAESELERAAERAIATIEDAGGSGEFHRERRTDDE, encoded by the coding sequence ATGAAATACGAGGGCTGGCCCGATCCCGGCGAACTGGTGGTCGGAAAGGTCGACGAGATCGAAGACTTCGGGGTCTTCGTCGACCTCGAGGAGTACGAGGGAAAGCGCGGGTTGGCCCACATCAGCGAGGTCGCCTCCGGCTGGATCAAGAACATTAGCGACCACGTCAAAGAGGGCCAGACCGTCGTCGCGAAGGTTCTGGATGTCGATACCTCCTCCCAGCAGATCGACCTCTCGATAAAGGACGTGAACGACCACCAGCGCTCCGAGACGATCCAGCGCTGGAAGAACGAGCAGAAAGCTGACAAGTGGCTGACCCTCGCCTTCGGCGAGGACATGGCTGACGACCGGTTCCGCGAGGTCGTCGACGAACTGCTGGACGAGTTCGGCAGCCTCTATGATGGCTTCGAACAGGCGGCGATCCACGGTCAGCCGGCTCTCGAAGACGTGGACCTGCCCGAATCAGATATCACTGCCATCGTCGAGACTGCTCGTGAAAACGTCTCGGTTCCGTACGTGACGGTCACGGGCTACGTGGACATCGAGTCCCCGAACCCCAGCGGCGTCGATGACGTGCAGGACGCGCTGAAGGCAGCCGAGGGGAACGGCGAGATCCCCGAGGAAGTCGACATGGAAGTGACCTACGTCGGCGCCCCGGAGTATCGCATCCGGATTCAGGCCCCGACCTACAAGACCGCCGAATCGGAGCTCGAACGGGCCGCCGAACGGGCGATCGCGACCATCGAGGACGCCGGCGGGAGCGGGGAGTTCCACCGCGAGCGCCGCACAGACGACGAGTAA
- a CDS encoding 30S ribosomal protein S27e: MAGSFIRVQCPDCENEQTLFEKAASEVTCAVCGTTLASPTGGKAEIEGEVLEVVEQR, translated from the coding sequence ATGGCAGGAAGCTTCATCCGCGTCCAGTGTCCGGACTGTGAGAACGAACAGACCCTCTTCGAGAAGGCCGCCTCCGAGGTGACGTGTGCGGTCTGTGGCACCACGCTTGCCTCCCCGACCGGCGGGAAGGCCGAGATCGAGGGCGAGGTGCTCGAAGTCGTCGAACAGCGATGA
- a CDS encoding 50S ribosomal protein L44e has product MEMPRRINTYCPHCDTHTEHEVEKVRRGRETGMKWAARQQKRGKSTIGNAGKFSKVPGGDKPTKKTNLKYRCSDCGKAHLRKGWRAGRLELTE; this is encoded by the coding sequence ATGGAGATGCCACGTCGAATCAATACGTACTGTCCGCATTGTGATACACACACCGAACACGAGGTCGAGAAAGTCCGCCGCGGCCGGGAGACCGGCATGAAGTGGGCCGCCCGCCAGCAGAAACGCGGCAAGTCCACCATCGGGAACGCCGGCAAGTTCTCGAAGGTGCCTGGTGGAGACAAACCCACCAAGAAGACCAATCTCAAGTACCGCTGCTCGGACTGTGGCAAGGCCCATCTCCGCAAAGGGTGGCGTGCCGGTCGGCTGGAGCTCACGGAGTGA
- a CDS encoding HAH_0734 family protein yields the protein MKRLIIHGDPGVRKDGIVEVDGEEYTLFQVTRNGDWHGPDRVQLWCIGGDESEQEDFEKRNFIPHFLDVEAVDAEDVEVKKRAGELAV from the coding sequence ATGAAGCGGCTCATCATCCACGGCGACCCGGGCGTGCGCAAGGACGGCATCGTCGAGGTCGACGGCGAGGAGTACACGCTCTTCCAGGTCACCCGGAACGGTGACTGGCACGGGCCGGACCGCGTCCAGCTGTGGTGTATCGGCGGTGACGAAAGCGAGCAGGAGGACTTCGAGAAGCGGAACTTCATCCCGCACTTCCTGGATGTGGAGGCCGTCGACGCCGAGGATGTCGAGGTCAAGAAGCGGGCTGGGGAACTGGCTGTTTGA
- a CDS encoding DUF2298 domain-containing protein, with protein sequence MELGIVLTWLVLYLGLGVLALPLASQLFEDFPDRGAGLAIPVAFAVIAVSTYWLGQVRFGLVTALFAVLALLTGSVLALRSGVSIDRSRFRDAAVVFTLAYLLLILIRLYRPGAVPGGGEKFLDFGLLASVLRATALPPQDMWFAGESVQYYYGGHMLAAVFALLTDTAPRFAYNTALAGYYAAYVTAAWGLAGAITAHRGGSYRLGGGIAAFLVGLASNLSTPIRFLGWVLPEPLGRRLVEGVGLEFAGLARGPFEFNYWFASRVIDAGREPGEWELITEFPFFAFLNGDLHGHMMSPVFLLLGAGLAAAYWMRPAADRRGRLGRLLLGAPVGGLLVLTNTWSAPAVFGVAWLTVLFAPAAPWTLLPDGWAERIGTWTDTSRLRTESARLGLALAIASLLAVGGALTVFPFLTGAASGRSVGLLPTPRSDLGGLLTVYGVFLALTASYLASRVRRRIWVVAFLTSLVLLLVSTLVRASAVALFGPLLLGGWYLLRTREAGFETVLAVGALGLVLLVEFVYVIEQAGPGRMNTVFKIAAQVWALWSVAAGVMLTRLVGSAGPLAWIRGTVRGVRDRFRSWLARGEQTANRKAASPGTNEGRHRLASIGLVMLLLALSIYPAFGLAWAVGGGTDDPTLDAHAYIEAEHPEEAAAIHWLRDQPGQPTMVSAPGTEIYRWVNAPSSMTGIPTVAGWSHEVGYRGEEPYWDRVRDVRIIYETSEPESRAALLGLYDVTYIYVGPTERERFGTVDYGEESGIHTAYTDPNVTIYRVDLDAIKQPVPQPAS encoded by the coding sequence GTGGAACTGGGCATCGTCCTCACGTGGCTGGTCCTCTACCTGGGGCTCGGAGTCCTGGCGCTCCCGCTTGCGAGTCAGCTCTTCGAGGACTTTCCGGACCGTGGCGCGGGCCTCGCGATCCCGGTCGCCTTCGCGGTAATCGCCGTTAGCACCTACTGGCTCGGCCAGGTCCGGTTCGGCCTGGTGACGGCCCTCTTCGCCGTGCTTGCCCTCCTGACTGGTTCGGTTTTGGCGCTTCGAAGCGGCGTCTCGATCGACCGGTCGCGGTTTCGGGATGCCGCGGTCGTCTTCACGCTCGCCTATCTCCTCCTGATCCTGATCCGACTGTACCGACCCGGGGCCGTCCCCGGCGGTGGCGAGAAGTTCCTGGATTTCGGCCTGCTCGCCTCCGTGCTCCGGGCGACGGCCCTGCCGCCACAGGACATGTGGTTCGCGGGCGAGTCGGTGCAGTACTACTACGGGGGACACATGCTCGCCGCGGTGTTCGCCCTGCTGACCGACACTGCCCCGCGATTCGCGTACAACACGGCGCTCGCGGGCTACTACGCGGCCTACGTCACCGCCGCGTGGGGCCTCGCCGGTGCGATCACGGCCCACCGGGGTGGGTCGTATCGACTCGGTGGTGGGATCGCGGCGTTCCTGGTGGGCCTCGCGAGCAACCTCTCGACACCGATCCGGTTTCTCGGCTGGGTGCTTCCCGAACCGCTGGGTCGCCGGCTCGTCGAGGGGGTGGGGCTCGAATTCGCGGGCCTCGCTCGGGGCCCCTTCGAGTTCAACTACTGGTTCGCTAGCCGAGTGATCGACGCGGGCCGCGAACCGGGCGAGTGGGAACTCATCACCGAGTTCCCGTTTTTCGCGTTCCTGAACGGGGACCTCCACGGCCATATGATGAGTCCGGTGTTTCTACTGTTGGGTGCGGGTCTGGCGGCCGCCTACTGGATGCGACCGGCTGCAGACCGCCGTGGACGACTCGGTCGGCTCCTCCTCGGGGCCCCTGTCGGTGGGCTCCTGGTGCTTACGAACACGTGGAGTGCCCCGGCAGTTTTCGGGGTGGCGTGGCTGACCGTGCTCTTCGCCCCAGCCGCTCCCTGGACGCTCCTACCTGACGGTTGGGCCGAACGAATCGGGACCTGGACGGACACAAGCCGACTGCGAACCGAATCGGCACGACTCGGCCTCGCGCTGGCGATCGCATCGCTCCTTGCCGTGGGTGGCGCGCTGACCGTGTTTCCGTTCCTGACAGGGGCCGCATCGGGCCGGTCCGTCGGGCTACTCCCGACCCCACGAAGCGACCTGGGCGGGCTACTGACCGTGTATGGGGTCTTCCTCGCCCTCACGGCCAGTTATCTAGCCAGTCGAGTTCGCCGGCGGATCTGGGTGGTCGCGTTCCTCACATCCCTCGTTCTCCTGCTCGTGAGCACGCTCGTCCGAGCGAGCGCTGTGGCTCTCTTCGGGCCGCTTCTCCTGGGCGGCTGGTACCTGCTCCGGACGCGAGAGGCGGGTTTCGAGACCGTCCTCGCCGTCGGCGCGCTCGGCCTGGTACTCCTCGTGGAGTTCGTCTACGTGATCGAACAGGCCGGTCCCGGACGGATGAACACCGTCTTCAAGATCGCCGCGCAGGTGTGGGCACTCTGGTCAGTCGCAGCCGGAGTGATGCTGACTCGTCTTGTCGGCTCTGCAGGACCACTCGCGTGGATTCGGGGGACGGTTCGGGGAGTTCGTGATCGGTTTCGATCGTGGCTGGCTCGTGGTGAACAAACCGCGAATAGGAAGGCGGCCAGCCCCGGGACCAACGAAGGCCGACACAGACTGGCGAGCATCGGCCTCGTCATGTTACTTCTCGCGCTCTCGATTTACCCCGCCTTCGGGCTGGCATGGGCGGTCGGTGGTGGGACAGACGATCCGACACTCGACGCCCACGCGTACATCGAAGCCGAGCATCCGGAGGAGGCCGCGGCAATCCACTGGCTCCGCGACCAGCCTGGGCAGCCAACGATGGTCTCCGCCCCCGGGACCGAAATCTACCGATGGGTGAACGCTCCATCGAGCATGACCGGCATCCCGACGGTCGCCGGCTGGTCACACGAGGTCGGGTATCGTGGCGAGGAGCCGTACTGGGATCGGGTTCGGGACGTAAGGATCATCTACGAGACGAGCGAGCCCGAATCGAGAGCGGCGTTGCTCGGGCTGTACGACGTGACCTACATCTACGTCGGCCCGACCGAACGGGAACGATTCGGGACGGTCGACTACGGGGAAGAATCAGGTATTCACACGGCGTACACGGACCCGAACGTGACGATCTACCGGGTCGATCTCGACGCGATCAAACAGCCAGTTCCCCAGCCCGCTTCTTGA
- a CDS encoding glycosyltransferase, protein MSRSVGVVVPAYRPDRSVLVTYLGALQAEIDPAVLRVELDQPDERTVEELKATGATVNTVESRRGKGQALTDGFEALDTDVLAFADADGSTPAESVRNVIDQVRLGEVDLAAGSRRHPDADVQSHQTVFRQHLGDVFAWLARRLLDVSLRDYQCGAKAMTRETWQAIRPHLYQPGFAWDIEVLAMADTLGYTIGEVPVTWIDHPDSTVTTTDAVPELLRALVATRRRARRLGAGTEPVASGRTEQVPLINRNR, encoded by the coding sequence ATGAGTCGGTCCGTCGGCGTCGTGGTTCCAGCCTATCGGCCGGACCGCTCCGTGCTCGTGACATATCTCGGGGCGCTTCAGGCGGAGATCGACCCGGCGGTCCTGCGCGTGGAGTTGGACCAACCGGACGAACGAACGGTGGAGGAACTCAAAGCAACGGGGGCGACGGTCAACACCGTCGAAAGTCGACGAGGGAAGGGACAGGCCCTCACCGACGGGTTCGAGGCACTGGATACCGACGTGTTGGCCTTCGCGGACGCCGACGGAAGCACCCCTGCCGAGTCTGTTCGGAACGTTATCGACCAGGTACGTCTGGGCGAGGTCGACCTGGCTGCTGGGTCCCGGCGACACCCAGACGCCGACGTACAGTCCCACCAGACCGTATTTCGCCAGCACCTCGGGGATGTCTTTGCCTGGCTGGCTCGTCGTCTGCTCGATGTGTCCCTCCGGGATTATCAGTGTGGAGCGAAGGCGATGACCCGAGAGACCTGGCAAGCGATCCGCCCGCATCTCTACCAGCCGGGGTTCGCCTGGGACATCGAGGTCCTGGCGATGGCAGACACATTGGGGTACACGATCGGGGAGGTCCCAGTGACCTGGATCGATCACCCGGACTCCACAGTGACGACGACCGATGCAGTGCCGGAACTGCTGCGGGCGCTCGTGGCGACCAGACGCCGTGCTCGACGCCTGGGGGCGGGGACAGAACCGGTCGCCAGTGGTCGAACCGAGCAGGTTCCACTGATCAATCGGAACAGATGA
- a CDS encoding GtrA family protein, with the protein MIGIEAFVEAVQARTRALASGARIGQFVSVGLAGAGLETIIVFLLTGLATVPPLGAKAVGAEASISLMFLLNDRVTFAGEGERGIRLTGRRYLKSHTVRLGGLAVAFTTLYVLTAWTEITLQVSGADVWPTLANVIGIGVGMTINYVAESLITWRVHR; encoded by the coding sequence ATGATTGGAATAGAAGCGTTTGTCGAGGCGGTTCAGGCCAGAACCCGGGCCCTCGCCTCGGGGGCCAGAATCGGGCAGTTCGTCTCGGTGGGGTTGGCAGGCGCGGGCCTGGAGACGATCATCGTCTTCCTGCTCACTGGCCTGGCGACGGTCCCACCGCTCGGAGCGAAAGCCGTGGGGGCCGAAGCGTCGATTTCGCTCATGTTTCTGCTCAACGATCGGGTTACCTTCGCCGGCGAAGGAGAACGTGGGATCCGCTTGACGGGGCGTCGCTATCTCAAGTCACACACGGTTCGGCTCGGTGGCCTGGCCGTGGCCTTCACGACACTGTACGTGCTGACTGCCTGGACCGAGATCACGCTCCAGGTTTCCGGCGCGGATGTCTGGCCCACACTCGCGAACGTGATCGGTATCGGTGTGGGCATGACGATCAACTACGTGGCCGAGAGCCTGATCACCTGGCGGGTCCACCGGTGA
- the hpt gene encoding hypoxanthine/guanine phosphoribosyltransferase: protein MDQLERSLLEAPIIQKGDYQYFVHPISDGVPMLKPQLLREIVIKIIRKAELEDVDKIVTPAAMGIHISTAVSLMTDIPLVVIRKRQYGLDGEVALTQETGYSEEEMYINDVSEGDRVLVLDDVLSTGGTLRAIIEALEYIGADVVDTVAVIKKAGPTELDETGHDVKTLITVEVEDGEVVIVEE from the coding sequence ATGGATCAACTCGAACGGTCGCTTCTCGAGGCCCCGATCATCCAGAAGGGCGATTACCAGTACTTCGTCCACCCGATCAGTGACGGCGTGCCGATGCTGAAACCCCAATTGTTGCGCGAGATCGTCATCAAGATCATTCGGAAGGCCGAACTCGAAGACGTCGACAAGATCGTCACGCCGGCCGCGATGGGAATTCACATCTCGACGGCCGTCTCGCTCATGACGGACATTCCACTCGTGGTCATCCGCAAGCGCCAGTACGGCCTGGATGGCGAAGTCGCACTCACCCAGGAGACGGGGTACTCCGAGGAGGAGATGTACATCAACGACGTTTCCGAGGGCGACCGCGTGCTGGTTCTCGACGACGTGCTCTCGACCGGTGGCACGCTCCGGGCGATCATCGAGGCGCTGGAGTACATCGGCGCCGATGTGGTCGACACGGTGGCCGTGATCAAGAAGGCCGGCCCAACGGAACTGGACGAGACCGGTCACGACGTGAAGACCCTGATCACCGTCGAAGTCGAGGACGGGGAAGTCGTCATCGTCGAAGAGTAA
- a CDS encoding monovalent cation/H+ antiporter subunit E has protein sequence MAESSARILVPVGDSSTLRNTVAHAVREGLEGEPSQARAIHFVYPIRWRPVEGTQAVPEDAQELLERVAVWAREDLEDVDGTVEVVTDTVGADRYLFSPDDYATVLQHYAAENDLDRVILDPEYVPTGGAPMLAPLKTALSGDVLTVEEAPVTRPAQRTPLPSRATLSKTGIVFGSAYGFYLLIAGSLSQFNLLTGALAAGLVAAIFGSIAVTGRQSITTLFARLGRMATYVPYLLWEIAKANLTVAYIILHPRLPIDPGMQRFEAAVWGDMSVTTLANSITLTPGTLTVDVRHDSLFVHSLNQSARDGLASGDLERAVRYVFWGPSGRELKSPVSRGAIETFTPNFEEEPDQSPRADGGKLLTAGERK, from the coding sequence ATGGCTGAGTCGAGTGCCCGTATTCTCGTTCCGGTCGGGGACTCCAGCACGTTACGAAACACCGTCGCCCACGCCGTTCGAGAGGGCCTTGAAGGTGAGCCCAGCCAGGCCCGAGCAATTCACTTCGTCTACCCGATTCGGTGGCGGCCGGTCGAAGGGACCCAGGCCGTCCCAGAGGACGCCCAGGAACTGCTCGAACGCGTCGCGGTCTGGGCTCGGGAAGACCTCGAAGACGTGGACGGAACCGTCGAGGTCGTCACTGATACCGTCGGGGCCGATCGATACCTGTTCTCCCCCGACGATTACGCCACCGTCCTTCAGCACTACGCCGCGGAAAACGACCTTGATCGGGTTATCCTGGATCCCGAGTACGTGCCGACCGGTGGCGCACCGATGCTCGCGCCGCTCAAGACGGCGCTGTCGGGCGATGTGCTCACTGTCGAAGAAGCGCCGGTAACCCGCCCGGCCCAGCGGACTCCACTCCCGAGCCGTGCGACACTCTCGAAGACGGGGATCGTCTTCGGATCTGCCTACGGGTTCTATCTCCTGATCGCCGGCTCGCTGAGTCAATTCAACCTCCTGACCGGCGCCCTGGCTGCCGGGCTGGTCGCCGCGATCTTTGGAAGCATTGCGGTTACTGGCCGCCAGTCGATCACCACGCTATTCGCCCGTCTCGGGCGGATGGCGACCTACGTCCCCTACCTGCTCTGGGAGATCGCGAAGGCGAACTTGACGGTCGCGTACATCATCTTGCATCCCCGACTGCCCATCGATCCGGGCATGCAGCGCTTCGAAGCCGCCGTCTGGGGTGACATGTCGGTCACGACGCTGGCGAACAGCATCACGCTCACGCCGGGGACGCTCACGGTGGACGTGCGCCACGACAGTCTCTTCGTCCACTCGTTGAACCAGTCTGCCCGGGACGGCCTCGCGTCGGGCGACCTGGAACGGGCGGTCCGATACGTCTTCTGGGGGCCCAGCGGTCGGGAGCTGAAATCGCCGGTCTCACGGGGCGCCATCGAGACATTCACGCCCAACTTCGAGGAGGAGCCCGATCAGTCGCCCCGGGCTGACGGTGGGAAGTTGCTAACGGCGGGTGAGCGCAAATGA
- a CDS encoding cation:proton antiporter — protein MGLTLDTALLGAAVAIVLFAVALLYRVARGPTMEDRVIAINGVGTSTVVVLALLAAALDRPAFLDIAIVYALLNFLASVAISKFIVERGGVL, from the coding sequence ATGGGTCTGACGCTTGATACCGCGCTGCTCGGGGCCGCCGTGGCGATCGTGCTGTTCGCGGTGGCACTGCTCTACCGTGTGGCCCGCGGGCCGACGATGGAAGACCGCGTCATCGCGATCAACGGGGTCGGTACGAGCACGGTCGTCGTTCTGGCCTTGCTCGCGGCGGCCCTCGATCGACCCGCGTTCCTCGACATCGCGATCGTCTACGCGCTGCTAAACTTCCTCGCGAGCGTCGCGATCTCCAAGTTCATCGTCGAGCGGGGTGGTGTGCTATGA
- the mnhG gene encoding monovalent cation/H(+) antiporter subunit G — protein sequence MTPLEYLIVLLVAAGVFFSFVAVVGIIRLPDLYARAHATSKSDTLGTVLSLAGVALVFGADVATVKTVFLLLFMFITNPTAAHAITRAAYDQEIEPWTEGED from the coding sequence ATGACGCCGCTGGAGTATCTGATCGTGCTGCTCGTCGCGGCGGGGGTGTTCTTCTCCTTCGTCGCCGTGGTCGGCATTATCCGGTTACCGGACCTCTACGCGCGGGCCCACGCGACCTCGAAGAGTGACACGCTCGGGACGGTCCTCTCGCTTGCCGGCGTGGCACTCGTCTTCGGGGCGGACGTGGCGACGGTCAAGACCGTCTTCCTGCTTCTGTTCATGTTCATCACGAACCCAACTGCCGCACACGCGATCACCAGAGCCGCTTACGACCAGGAGATCGAACCGTGGACGGAGGGTGAGGACTGA
- a CDS encoding DUF4040 domain-containing protein, whose amino-acid sequence MEFSLFLALLVFVMISAVISVTLRDVLSAIIALAGFSFGAAVVYVLLRAPDVALTEAAVGAGATTVLFLVTIVKTVRPAGERVFERIRWGPAALALAFLGTISLTIPSIPRVGAPDSAVVAGDVTRYYLEMATPETGVENVVTAVLAAYRGFDTLGEAVVVIAAGMAVLLVLRREVYV is encoded by the coding sequence ATGGAGTTCTCACTCTTCCTCGCGTTACTGGTCTTCGTTATGATTTCGGCGGTCATCTCGGTCACGCTGCGGGACGTGCTCAGCGCGATCATCGCGCTTGCGGGCTTCAGCTTCGGGGCTGCGGTGGTCTACGTGTTGCTCCGCGCGCCGGACGTGGCGCTGACCGAGGCAGCGGTCGGAGCCGGGGCGACCACAGTGTTGTTCCTGGTGACGATCGTGAAGACGGTCCGCCCCGCCGGCGAGCGGGTCTTCGAACGAATCCGATGGGGTCCGGCCGCGCTCGCGCTGGCGTTTCTGGGCACGATCTCGCTAACGATACCCTCGATTCCGCGAGTTGGAGCCCCCGACTCCGCGGTCGTGGCTGGTGACGTGACCAGGTACTACCTGGAGATGGCGACACCCGAAACTGGCGTCGAAAACGTCGTTACCGCGGTCCTGGCGGCCTACCGTGGGTTCGATACATTGGGTGAGGCCGTTGTCGTCATCGCGGCGGGGATGGCGGTGCTGCTCGTCCTCCGCCGGGAGGTGTATGTATGA
- a CDS encoding MnhB domain-containing protein, producing the protein MSERIPTYVESTIIMTTVRIISPFAFTYGLFVMLHGAESAGGGFQGGVILAASLILVAFAYGIEPTRDWITDRPARILIGTGGATFVLIGLVPMALGYRFLEYEAYAFHHGTKYGIELVELGIGAIVFGVILSLFMSLAAGHDFDENGGENA; encoded by the coding sequence ATGAGTGAACGAATCCCGACCTACGTCGAGAGTACGATCATCATGACGACCGTCCGGATCATCAGCCCGTTTGCCTTCACGTACGGGCTCTTCGTGATGCTTCACGGCGCGGAATCGGCTGGTGGCGGGTTCCAGGGCGGTGTAATCCTGGCGGCGAGTCTGATACTCGTCGCTTTCGCCTACGGCATCGAGCCGACTCGTGACTGGATCACCGACCGCCCCGCCAGAATTCTGATCGGGACCGGCGGTGCGACCTTCGTGTTGATCGGGTTGGTCCCGATGGCACTGGGCTACCGGTTCCTGGAATACGAGGCGTACGCGTTCCATCATGGGACCAAGTACGGTATCGAGCTGGTGGAGCTGGGAATCGGCGCAATCGTCTTCGGCGTCATCCTCTCGCTCTTCATGAGCCTCGCCGCCGGTCACGACTTCGACGAGAACGGAGGTGAGAACGCGTGA